A window from Betta splendens chromosome 1, fBetSpl5.4, whole genome shotgun sequence encodes these proteins:
- the si:ch73-109d9.3 gene encoding zinc finger protein 658B isoform X2: MSDLDTLIVTFQSQLSDVMQTVVKTAVYEVTRLVEDGFLEEVKRRNQEVESLRMQLQWAENKLSDHDGKERNNRCVDPPNEDLEVSTTDTTKERPSEHKDGILGGVSVKTEVNFVDKWTSCSQDASPQAAGDSTGDLAERTSESSQDGRVLPDVDVKDETVKTASCSAVQLGGWHAGFEEAGPELHCTSEKSEAQPKHSQENREELMKDVIKQDRQTSGTYVFLEDLEDKHLSTDQSHTSSLEVNRDWAGLTVATAGLLQNCRLATGNDCDSPKTRGHPKRTEHRVSNSVSVDVCAPVSPSRDHITSPESLKGKVQNSTALGVMIKQEVIVDSYGCGETRHMEKKIKKSGTSPFSCLVKQHNKVSLEEQKHNHVSHKASVQEFVKLHSKVGTGLRLQAALQHLHRPVKKPSHALSSSSMTALSAAHSHVVNMNRLSSMSKATPCSPLSAQRAHPGEKQSAAPRRASEPWVGIKTLHLSANAQDATPVPDPDAPPHAGPRHLLRCGQCGKCFPHPSNLKAHLQTHTGERPFCCSLCGRSFTKLSNLKAHRRVHTGERPYCCLACGKRFTQKCNLKRHQRIHLDV; the protein is encoded by the exons ATGTCGGATCTAGATACCCTCATTGTCACTTTCCAAAGCCAGCTGTCAGATGTGATGCAGACTGTGGTAAAGACTGCCGTATATGAGGTGACCAGGTTGGTGGAGGACGGTTTCTTGGAGGAGGTGAAGCGCAGGAACCAGGAGGTCGAGTCCTTGAGGATGCAGCTGCAGTGGGCTGAAAACAAACTAAGCGACCATGATGGGAAGGAAAGAAATAACAGGTGTGTTGATCCACCCAATGAAGATTTGGAGGTGTCCACTACAGACACGACCAAAGAGAGGCCCAGTGAACATAAAGATG GTATTTTAGGGGGCGTCAGTGTCAAAACAGAGGTTAACTTTGTGGATAAGTGGACAAGTTGCAGCCAGGATGCGTCACCACAGGCAGCAGGCGACAGTACAGGCGACCTTGCTGAAAGGACATCAGAG TCATCACAAGACGGGCGAGTGTTGCCAGATGTGGATGTAAAGGACGAAACCGTTAAAACAGCATCCTGTTCTGCTGTGCAGTTAGGAGGATGGCATGCTGGTTTTGAAg AAGCGGGACCTGAACTCCACTGCACCAGTGAGAAGTCTGAGGCACAACCTAAACATTCTCAAGAGAACAGGGAGGAGTTAATGAAGGATGTCAttaaacaggacagacagacatctGGTACCTATGTCTTTCTTGAGGACTTGGAGGATAAGCACTTGAGCACAGATCAGTCTCATACTTCATCTTTGGAGGTAAACAGAGACTGGGCTGGTCTGACTGTTGCAACAGCTGGATTGCTGCAGAATTGCAGACTTGCAACTGGTAACGATTGTGATTCTCCCAAAACTAGAGGTCACCCAAAACGTACAGAGCACAGGGTGTCCAATTCTGTTTCAGTAGACGTTTGTGCTCCGGTTTCCCCCAGCAGAGATCACATTACATCACCAGAATCCCTTAAGGGAAAGGTGCAAAACAGCACTGCGCTGGGAGTGATGATAAAGCAAGAGGTCATTGTTGATTCTTATGGATGTGGGGAAACCAGACACatggaaaagaaaataaagaagtcAGGAACGTCACCCTTCTCATGTTTAGTAAAACAGCATAACAAGGTGAGCTTGgaggaacagaaacacaaccaTGTTTCCCATAAAGCCAGCGTGCAGGAGTTTGTGAAGCTTCATTCCAAAGTGGGTACAGGTCTCAGATTGCAGGCAGCTCTACAGCACCTCCACCGACCAGTGAAGAAACCCTCTCAtgctctgtccagcagcagcatgaccGCACTGTCTGCAGCTCACTCCCACGTCGTGAACATGAACAGACTTTCCTCCATGTCCAAAGCCACTCCGTGCTCCCCACTCTCGGCCCAGCGGGCCCACCCGGGCGAGAAGCAAAGTGCAGCACCCAGACGAGCCAGCGAGCCATGGGTCGGCATCAAAACGCTGCATCTGTCGGCCAACGCCCAGGACGCCACCCCCGTCCCCGACCCGGACGCTCCTCCTCACGCTGGGCCCAGGCACCTCCTGCGCTGCGGCCAGTGCGGAAAGTGCTTCCCACACCCCAGCAACCTGAAGGCCCACCTGCAGACTCACACGGGCGAGCGGCCCTTCTGCTGCTCGCTCTGCGGCCGCAGCTTCACCAAGCTGAGCAACCTCAAGGCCCATCGGCGCGTTCACACGGGCGAGCGGCCGTACTGCTGCCTGGCGTGTGGGAAGCGCTTCACCCAGAAGTGTAACCTGAAGCGCCACCAGAGGATCCACCTGGATGTTTGA
- the si:ch73-109d9.3 gene encoding zinc finger protein 658B isoform X1 has translation MSDLDTLIVTFQSQLSDVMQTVVKTAVYEVTRLVEDGFLEEVKRRNQEVESLRMQLQWAENKLSDHDGKERNNRCVDPPNEDLEVSTTDTTKERPSEHKDGILGGVSVKTEVNFVDKWTSCSQDASPQAAGDSTGDLAERTSESSQDGRVLPDVDVKDETVKTASCSAVQLGGWHAGFEAEAGPELHCTSEKSEAQPKHSQENREELMKDVIKQDRQTSGTYVFLEDLEDKHLSTDQSHTSSLEVNRDWAGLTVATAGLLQNCRLATGNDCDSPKTRGHPKRTEHRVSNSVSVDVCAPVSPSRDHITSPESLKGKVQNSTALGVMIKQEVIVDSYGCGETRHMEKKIKKSGTSPFSCLVKQHNKVSLEEQKHNHVSHKASVQEFVKLHSKVGTGLRLQAALQHLHRPVKKPSHALSSSSMTALSAAHSHVVNMNRLSSMSKATPCSPLSAQRAHPGEKQSAAPRRASEPWVGIKTLHLSANAQDATPVPDPDAPPHAGPRHLLRCGQCGKCFPHPSNLKAHLQTHTGERPFCCSLCGRSFTKLSNLKAHRRVHTGERPYCCLACGKRFTQKCNLKRHQRIHLDV, from the exons ATGTCGGATCTAGATACCCTCATTGTCACTTTCCAAAGCCAGCTGTCAGATGTGATGCAGACTGTGGTAAAGACTGCCGTATATGAGGTGACCAGGTTGGTGGAGGACGGTTTCTTGGAGGAGGTGAAGCGCAGGAACCAGGAGGTCGAGTCCTTGAGGATGCAGCTGCAGTGGGCTGAAAACAAACTAAGCGACCATGATGGGAAGGAAAGAAATAACAGGTGTGTTGATCCACCCAATGAAGATTTGGAGGTGTCCACTACAGACACGACCAAAGAGAGGCCCAGTGAACATAAAGATG GTATTTTAGGGGGCGTCAGTGTCAAAACAGAGGTTAACTTTGTGGATAAGTGGACAAGTTGCAGCCAGGATGCGTCACCACAGGCAGCAGGCGACAGTACAGGCGACCTTGCTGAAAGGACATCAGAG TCATCACAAGACGGGCGAGTGTTGCCAGATGTGGATGTAAAGGACGAAACCGTTAAAACAGCATCCTGTTCTGCTGTGCAGTTAGGAGGATGGCATGCTGGTTTTGAAg CAGAAGCGGGACCTGAACTCCACTGCACCAGTGAGAAGTCTGAGGCACAACCTAAACATTCTCAAGAGAACAGGGAGGAGTTAATGAAGGATGTCAttaaacaggacagacagacatctGGTACCTATGTCTTTCTTGAGGACTTGGAGGATAAGCACTTGAGCACAGATCAGTCTCATACTTCATCTTTGGAGGTAAACAGAGACTGGGCTGGTCTGACTGTTGCAACAGCTGGATTGCTGCAGAATTGCAGACTTGCAACTGGTAACGATTGTGATTCTCCCAAAACTAGAGGTCACCCAAAACGTACAGAGCACAGGGTGTCCAATTCTGTTTCAGTAGACGTTTGTGCTCCGGTTTCCCCCAGCAGAGATCACATTACATCACCAGAATCCCTTAAGGGAAAGGTGCAAAACAGCACTGCGCTGGGAGTGATGATAAAGCAAGAGGTCATTGTTGATTCTTATGGATGTGGGGAAACCAGACACatggaaaagaaaataaagaagtcAGGAACGTCACCCTTCTCATGTTTAGTAAAACAGCATAACAAGGTGAGCTTGgaggaacagaaacacaaccaTGTTTCCCATAAAGCCAGCGTGCAGGAGTTTGTGAAGCTTCATTCCAAAGTGGGTACAGGTCTCAGATTGCAGGCAGCTCTACAGCACCTCCACCGACCAGTGAAGAAACCCTCTCAtgctctgtccagcagcagcatgaccGCACTGTCTGCAGCTCACTCCCACGTCGTGAACATGAACAGACTTTCCTCCATGTCCAAAGCCACTCCGTGCTCCCCACTCTCGGCCCAGCGGGCCCACCCGGGCGAGAAGCAAAGTGCAGCACCCAGACGAGCCAGCGAGCCATGGGTCGGCATCAAAACGCTGCATCTGTCGGCCAACGCCCAGGACGCCACCCCCGTCCCCGACCCGGACGCTCCTCCTCACGCTGGGCCCAGGCACCTCCTGCGCTGCGGCCAGTGCGGAAAGTGCTTCCCACACCCCAGCAACCTGAAGGCCCACCTGCAGACTCACACGGGCGAGCGGCCCTTCTGCTGCTCGCTCTGCGGCCGCAGCTTCACCAAGCTGAGCAACCTCAAGGCCCATCGGCGCGTTCACACGGGCGAGCGGCCGTACTGCTGCCTGGCGTGTGGGAAGCGCTTCACCCAGAAGTGTAACCTGAAGCGCCACCAGAGGATCCACCTGGATGTTTGA